One part of the [Synechococcus] sp. NIES-970 genome encodes these proteins:
- the chlL gene encoding light-independent protochlorophyllide reductase, iron-sulfur ATP-binding protein — MTMTLAVYGKGGIGKSTTSCNISVALAKRGKKVLQIGCDPKHDSTFTLTGFLIPTIIDTLQEKDFHYEDIWPEDVIYKGYGGVDCVEAGGPPAGAGCGGYVVGETVKLLKELNAFDEYDVILFDVLGDVVCGGFAAPLNYADYCLIVTDNGFDALFAANRIAASVREKARTHPLRLAGLIGNRTSKRDLIEKYVSHVAMPILEVLPLIEDIRVSRVKGKTLFEMAEKDPMLDYVCDFYLNIADQVLAAPEGVVPSEASDRELFSLLSDYYLNPPAEKVAADELDLMMI; from the coding sequence ATGACGATGACCCTCGCGGTATATGGCAAAGGTGGCATTGGTAAATCCACCACCAGCTGCAACATTTCCGTCGCCCTCGCCAAACGGGGCAAAAAAGTTCTTCAAATTGGCTGCGATCCAAAGCATGACAGCACTTTCACCCTGACTGGGTTTCTCATCCCCACAATCATCGACACCCTCCAGGAAAAAGATTTTCACTACGAAGACATTTGGCCCGAAGATGTGATTTATAAAGGCTATGGCGGCGTTGATTGCGTCGAAGCGGGGGGACCCCCTGCCGGAGCAGGCTGTGGCGGTTATGTGGTCGGCGAAACCGTAAAGCTCCTCAAGGAGTTAAACGCCTTCGATGAATATGACGTGATTTTGTTTGATGTGCTGGGCGATGTGGTCTGTGGCGGTTTTGCGGCCCCATTAAACTACGCTGACTATTGCTTGATCGTCACGGATAATGGCTTTGATGCGCTGTTTGCGGCTAACCGGATTGCTGCTTCCGTGAGAGAAAAAGCCCGGACTCACCCCCTCCGTCTGGCGGGTTTAATTGGTAATCGCACCTCGAAGCGGGATTTGATCGAAAAATATGTGAGCCATGTGGCGATGCCAATCCTGGAAGTGTTGCCTTTGATTGAAGATATCCGCGTTTCTCGGGTGAAGGGAAAAACTCTCTTTGAGATGGCAGAAAAAGACCCGATGCTAGATTACGTCTGTGATTTTTATCTCAATATCGCCGATCAGGTCCTGGCTGCACCGGAAGGGGTTGTTCCCAGTGAAGCCTCAGACCGGGAACTGTTTAGCTTGCTCTCGGATTATTACCTCAATCCTCCCGCCGAAAAAGTAGCGGCGGATGAGCTGGATTTGATGATGATCTGA
- a CDS encoding CHAD domain protein produces MVVPLPQVHTFGDWAHQAIAKHYQVILSHEAGVLADRDPEELHQMRVGMRRLRSVLLGLAPALMVPRAIAPQQVGRYGRILGQLRDLDVMGMTLAARYLPQLPAIEVDYLGLALKKLTKQREKQLEKVRQFLASEIYGQFKNTCRHWLEQPQYQAIASVEIHLILPDLLLPQLSALLLHPGWWIGYSPKKLPRKHLDELFATQSPVIHDLRKAAKRSRYTMEIFTPFYGSEYGEALQKIKKAQTLIGLLQDDAVLQAFLEKALGKMFHQELPTLCQIFHDNRHETWHHWTKLQHQFLQPQYRYQLHQTLCQPKSMPLAAQKSMSN; encoded by the coding sequence ATGGTTGTTCCTCTGCCCCAGGTACACACATTTGGCGATTGGGCACACCAGGCGATCGCCAAACATTATCAGGTGATCCTCAGCCATGAAGCGGGCGTTTTGGCAGACCGTGACCCGGAAGAACTACACCAAATGCGGGTGGGAATGCGGCGGTTACGCAGTGTGTTGTTGGGGTTAGCGCCAGCTCTCATGGTACCCAGGGCGATCGCCCCGCAACAGGTCGGTCGCTATGGCCGCATTTTAGGGCAATTGCGGGATTTAGACGTGATGGGGATGACCCTGGCGGCGCGATATTTACCCCAACTACCGGCTATTGAAGTGGATTACCTAGGGCTAGCCCTGAAAAAATTGACGAAGCAACGGGAAAAGCAACTCGAAAAAGTCCGACAATTCCTTGCGTCTGAAATCTATGGCCAATTTAAAAATACCTGTCGTCACTGGCTTGAGCAACCTCAATATCAGGCGATCGCCTCGGTTGAGATTCACCTTATTTTGCCAGACTTACTTTTGCCCCAACTGAGTGCACTACTGCTCCATCCCGGCTGGTGGATCGGCTACAGCCCCAAAAAACTCCCCAGAAAGCACCTAGATGAACTGTTTGCAACCCAGAGCCCGGTTATCCATGATCTCCGTAAAGCAGCCAAGCGATCGCGCTACACCATGGAAATTTTTACCCCTTTTTATGGTTCTGAGTATGGCGAGGCACTCCAAAAAATCAAAAAAGCCCAGACTCTAATCGGCCTGCTCCAAGACGATGCCGTACTCCAAGCATTCCTCGAAAAAGCCCTCGGAAAAATGTTCCACCAGGAACTGCCGACCCTCTGTCAAATTTTCCATGATAATCGCCACGAAACTTGGCATCATTGGACAAAACTCCAGCACCAATTTTTACAGCCTCAATATCGCTACCAGCTCCACCAGACCCTTTGTCAACCGAAATCTATGCCACTCGCCGCTCAAAAATCAATGTCGAACTAA
- a CDS encoding magnesium and cobalt transport protein CorA, with the protein MSNNPFSKYRFSNKKNINSDELFNYAYHSPGSMPGTLRIEPNAAQPRIALIDYNEKNWFRVDNLSPEECSTYLNTESVSWIDVGGIGDSKVYQKLGDLFQLHPLILEDIVNVPQRPKIEEHDNQLLIISQMVVPKPNNAGFWLEQVSFILSRYYLLTVQEEPEEDCFERIRDRLKLNKGSIRKQGADFLAYALWDAIIDGFFPVLEILGDRIEALEDEVVINPTPQTLSEIHQIKRELLALRRAIWPQRDALNTLIRDGSPLINNEVSRYFRDCYDHTITIIDVIETYRELASGLMDVYLSAVSNKMNEVMQLLTVISTIFIPLTFIAGIYGMNFNTEKSRWNMPELNWSFGYAFCLGIMGAIAIVLLFFFWRKGWLKIRQLD; encoded by the coding sequence ATGTCTAACAATCCTTTTTCAAAATATCGTTTTTCAAACAAAAAAAATATCAACTCTGATGAATTATTTAATTATGCTTACCATTCTCCAGGGAGCATGCCAGGGACTTTGCGCATCGAGCCAAATGCAGCTCAACCTCGTATTGCTCTGATTGACTACAATGAAAAAAACTGGTTTAGAGTTGATAATCTCTCCCCAGAAGAATGTTCTACTTATTTGAATACAGAGTCTGTTTCTTGGATTGACGTGGGCGGTATTGGAGATTCTAAGGTTTACCAGAAACTCGGTGATCTTTTTCAGTTACATCCATTGATTTTAGAAGATATCGTTAATGTCCCCCAGCGCCCGAAAATAGAGGAACATGATAATCAATTATTAATTATTTCTCAAATGGTGGTTCCAAAACCAAATAATGCTGGGTTTTGGTTAGAGCAAGTTAGCTTTATTCTATCCCGTTATTATCTTTTGACAGTACAGGAAGAGCCGGAAGAGGATTGTTTTGAAAGAATTCGCGATCGCCTGAAATTAAACAAAGGTTCGATTCGAAAACAGGGGGCCGATTTTTTAGCTTATGCCCTGTGGGATGCAATTATTGATGGCTTCTTTCCGGTACTAGAAATTCTCGGTGATCGCATTGAAGCATTAGAAGATGAAGTGGTGATTAATCCGACCCCCCAGACCCTTTCTGAAATCCATCAAATTAAGCGAGAATTATTAGCGTTACGGCGCGCCATTTGGCCCCAGAGAGATGCCCTAAATACTTTAATTCGGGATGGTAGTCCTTTAATCAATAACGAAGTTTCCCGTTATTTCCGAGATTGTTATGACCATACAATCACAATTATTGATGTGATTGAAACCTACCGAGAATTAGCATCGGGTTTAATGGATGTTTATCTATCAGCGGTGAGCAATAAAATGAATGAAGTGATGCAGTTACTAACGGTTATTTCTACTATTTTTATTCCCTTGACATTTATTGCGGGGATCTATGGCATGAATTTCAATACCGAAAAATCTCGGTGGAATATGCCAGAGCTCAATTGGTCTTTTGGCTATGCTTTCTGTTTGGGCATTATGGGGGCGATCGCCATCGTCCTATTGTTTTTCTTTTGGCGTAAAGGTTGGTTGAAAATTAGACAATTAGATTAA
- the def gene encoding peptide deformylase, with product MTAGLSVPKEKLDNPPLDLHYLGDKVLRQKAKRITRVDDETRALAKEMLQTMYSAHGIGLAAPQVGVNKRLIVVDTDPDNPENEPIVLVNPEIRKFGKQFCAFEEGCLSIPGVHLDVMRPDEIEVHYRDEQGKPKRMKASGLLSRVIQHEIDHLDGVMFVDRVENEIALSSQLKEQGFALKSVQRIA from the coding sequence ATGACTGCTGGCCTATCTGTCCCAAAAGAAAAACTCGATAATCCCCCCCTCGATCTCCACTACCTCGGGGATAAAGTCCTCCGTCAAAAAGCCAAACGTATCACTAGGGTAGATGACGAGACCCGCGCCCTGGCCAAAGAAATGCTACAAACCATGTACAGCGCCCATGGTATTGGTCTCGCTGCCCCCCAGGTGGGCGTCAATAAACGTTTGATCGTCGTGGATACAGATCCTGATAACCCTGAAAATGAACCGATTGTTTTGGTTAACCCTGAAATCAGAAAATTCGGGAAACAGTTCTGTGCTTTTGAAGAAGGTTGTCTAAGTATTCCTGGTGTCCACTTAGACGTTATGCGTCCTGACGAAATTGAAGTTCACTATCGTGATGAACAGGGTAAACCCAAGCGAATGAAAGCTTCGGGTCTGTTGTCTCGGGTAATCCAACATGAGATTGACCACCTCGACGGGGTGATGTTTGTTGACCGGGTAGAAAACGAAATTGCCCTCAGTAGCCAGCTCAAAGAGCAAGGTTTTGCACTAAAGTCAGTGCAACGCATCGCCTAG
- the chlN gene encoding light-independent protochlorophyllide reductase, N subunit — protein MTVTQETPNLTFDCETGNYHTFCPISCVAWLYQKIEDSFFLVIGTKTCGYFLQNAMGVMIFAEPRYAMAELEEGDIAAQLNDYDELKRLCLQIKRDRNPSVIVFIGTCTTEIIKMDLEGFSPRLEAEIGIPIVVARANGLDYAFTQGEDTVLAAMANRCPSKASAPEKVEDPATATRFQKLFNLGPKKKDEEALTQTEFKDHHPLILFGSLPDPVAANLEYELKKQGVKVSGWLPTKLYTELPVIEEGYYVAGVNPFLSRTATTLMRRRKCKLIGAPFPIGPDGTKAWVEKICSVLGIEPQGLAEREAQIWESLEDYLQLIRGKSVFFMGDNLLEVSLARFLIRCGMTVDEIGIPYMDKRYQKAELDFLARTCQEMGAPLPRIVEKPDNYNQIQRINDLKPDLVITGMAHANPLEARGINTKWSVEFTFAQIHGFTNARDILELVTRPLRRNDSLKDLGWDKLIKEKALV, from the coding sequence ATGACGGTTACTCAAGAAACCCCAAACTTAACTTTTGATTGCGAAACTGGCAATTACCATACCTTCTGTCCTATTAGCTGTGTTGCTTGGCTTTACCAAAAAATTGAAGACAGTTTCTTCCTAGTTATCGGCACAAAAACCTGCGGCTACTTTCTCCAAAATGCCATGGGAGTGATGATCTTCGCCGAACCCCGCTACGCCATGGCGGAACTAGAAGAAGGAGATATCGCCGCCCAACTCAATGATTACGACGAACTCAAGCGCCTCTGTCTGCAAATTAAACGCGATCGCAACCCCAGCGTGATTGTATTTATCGGCACCTGCACCACCGAGATTATTAAAATGGATCTCGAAGGCTTTTCCCCCAGACTCGAAGCCGAAATCGGCATCCCCATCGTCGTCGCCCGGGCCAATGGTCTTGACTATGCCTTTACCCAAGGAGAAGACACTGTCCTCGCAGCCATGGCCAATCGCTGCCCCAGTAAAGCATCTGCCCCCGAAAAAGTCGAAGATCCGGCAACAGCGACCCGCTTCCAAAAACTATTTAACTTAGGCCCGAAGAAAAAAGACGAAGAAGCGCTGACCCAAACCGAATTTAAGGACCACCATCCCTTAATCCTCTTTGGTTCCTTGCCCGATCCTGTAGCCGCAAACCTGGAATATGAATTGAAAAAACAAGGGGTCAAGGTTTCCGGGTGGCTCCCCACAAAGCTCTACACTGAATTACCCGTCATTGAAGAAGGCTACTACGTCGCTGGCGTCAATCCTTTCCTTAGTCGTACTGCCACCACCCTCATGCGTCGCCGCAAGTGTAAGCTCATCGGTGCTCCCTTTCCTATCGGCCCCGATGGAACAAAGGCTTGGGTTGAGAAAATTTGCTCAGTTCTAGGCATCGAGCCCCAGGGATTAGCAGAACGAGAAGCCCAAATTTGGGAGAGCTTAGAAGATTATTTACAGTTAATTCGTGGTAAATCAGTCTTTTTCATGGGTGATAATTTACTTGAAGTTTCCCTTGCTCGTTTCCTTATCCGTTGCGGTATGACTGTAGATGAAATTGGCATTCCCTACATGGACAAACGCTACCAAAAAGCAGAGCTAGATTTCCTCGCCCGTACCTGCCAAGAAATGGGCGCCCCCCTACCGAGAATTGTTGAAAAGCCAGACAATTACAACCAAATTCAGCGGATCAACGACCTCAAACCGGATTTAGTGATTACAGGCATGGCCCACGCAAACCCCTTAGAAGCGCGGGGGATTAACACCAAGTGGTCAGTAGAATTTACCTTCGCGCAAATCCATGGCTTTACCAATGCCCGAGATATTCTGGAGCTGGTAACCCGCCCCCTCCGCCGTAACGATAGCTTGAAAGATTTGGGCTGGGATAAATTGATTAAAGAAAAAGCGTTAGTCTAA
- a CDS encoding hypothetical protein (conserved hypothetical protein), with translation MASCNWQIAALPGISAEQQALLKDQGIQTTHQLLLATRSPQDRYNLESRLKLHPNYLKKWVALADLARLPSVGTDYCGLVLHSGVASVNQLAQTPFSRLHRNIVKLQVAHLQQKDLAPSLGLVKQWVAEARQFL, from the coding sequence ATGGCTTCCTGTAATTGGCAGATTGCAGCCTTGCCTGGCATTAGTGCAGAACAACAGGCTCTATTAAAGGATCAAGGGATTCAAACTACCCACCAACTGCTGCTCGCGACGCGATCGCCCCAAGACAGATATAACCTTGAAAGCCGTCTCAAGTTGCACCCCAATTATCTCAAAAAATGGGTTGCCCTGGCAGATTTGGCGCGATTGCCCAGCGTGGGGACTGACTATTGTGGCTTAGTCTTGCACAGCGGCGTGGCTTCTGTAAATCAACTCGCACAAACGCCTTTTTCGCGGCTCCACCGCAATATTGTGAAGTTACAGGTGGCCCATTTACAGCAGAAGGACTTGGCGCCTTCTTTGGGCTTGGTCAAGCAGTGGGTGGCTGAGGCACGTCAGTTTCTTTAA
- a CDS encoding hypothetical protein (conserved hypothetical protein), whose amino-acid sequence MASQWENFLKNLGNWRGSFAGVTLEGESMTEVPSILTLSLVNGDRDKVLFTLRRFENGGYDSEPTSNMSQEFTGLGRHTMFFDTGSFSKGSMCLSSISSFIAEYGFIKGDRRMRMVQMYGDAFTFNKLVFIREFREGSNAQERPSLTVEQLLGTWEAEYYVYTPDLDPPKVHQSRLTLSKEGDYLQQTLELEHQTITSKGQIQGKTIHFTEGSAPRNLVLLPDGASINVPPQLAQRQAFFVEAGWLVNDNERQRIMRNYNDRGEWISSTLIFERRVA is encoded by the coding sequence ATGGCCAGCCAGTGGGAAAATTTTCTGAAAAATCTAGGGAACTGGCGCGGTTCCTTTGCGGGGGTGACCCTAGAGGGGGAGAGCATGACCGAAGTCCCCTCTATCTTGACCCTCTCGTTGGTCAATGGCGATCGCGATAAAGTGCTGTTTACCCTGCGACGTTTTGAAAACGGCGGCTACGATAGTGAGCCGACCAGCAATATGTCCCAAGAATTTACGGGACTGGGACGGCACACAATGTTTTTTGATACGGGCTCTTTTTCCAAGGGCTCCATGTGCCTCTCGTCCATTTCGTCGTTTATTGCGGAATATGGATTCATCAAAGGCGATCGCCGCATGCGCATGGTGCAAATGTACGGTGATGCTTTTACTTTTAATAAATTGGTCTTTATTCGCGAATTTCGTGAAGGGAGCAATGCCCAAGAGCGTCCTTCATTAACGGTTGAGCAACTTTTGGGCACTTGGGAGGCAGAATATTACGTTTACACCCCCGACCTCGATCCCCCCAAGGTTCACCAGAGCCGCCTGACCTTGAGCAAAGAGGGAGATTATCTCCAGCAAACCCTAGAACTAGAACATCAAACCATTACCTCTAAAGGACAGATCCAAGGCAAGACGATTCACTTTACAGAAGGCAGTGCGCCCCGTAATTTGGTACTCCTACCCGATGGTGCTTCGATCAATGTGCCGCCCCAACTGGCCCAACGACAGGCTTTTTTTGTGGAAGCGGGCTGGTTGGTGAACGACAATGAACGGCAACGAATCATGCGCAATTACAACGACCGGGGCGAGTGGATTAGTTCGACATTGATTTTTGAGCGGCGAGTGGCATAG
- the hemB gene encoding delta-aminolevulinic acid dehydratase has protein sequence MFPSSRPRRLRQSESLRRMVRENTFTANDLIYPLFAVPGEAIANEVKSMPGVYQLSIDKIVAEAKEVWELGIPAVILFGIPPEKDNDATGAWHDCGIVQKATTAIKEAIPEMTVINDTCLCEYTPHGHCGYLQTGDLTGRVLNDPTLELLKKTAVSQAKAGADIIAPSGMMDGFVAAIREGLDEAGFTQIPIMGYSAKYASAYYGPFRDVAESAPQFGDRRTYQMDPGNAREALKEVELDILEGVDFVMVKPALAYMDIIWRVKEMTNLPVAAYNVSGEYSMVKAGALNGWIDEKKVVLETLTSFKRAGADLILTYHAKDAVRWLAE, from the coding sequence ATGTTCCCTTCTAGCCGCCCTCGTCGCCTTCGTCAAAGTGAGTCGCTTCGCCGCATGGTGCGGGAAAACACTTTTACTGCCAACGATTTGATCTATCCCCTCTTTGCCGTACCCGGAGAGGCGATCGCCAACGAAGTAAAGTCGATGCCCGGCGTCTATCAGTTGTCCATTGATAAAATTGTCGCAGAGGCGAAGGAAGTTTGGGAACTGGGCATTCCGGCGGTGATTTTATTTGGCATTCCCCCCGAAAAAGATAACGATGCAACCGGGGCCTGGCATGACTGCGGCATTGTCCAAAAGGCGACCACGGCAATCAAGGAAGCAATCCCCGAAATGACGGTCATTAACGACACCTGCCTGTGTGAATATACGCCCCATGGCCATTGCGGCTATTTGCAAACGGGAGATTTGACCGGACGGGTTTTAAACGATCCCACCCTCGAACTGTTGAAAAAAACCGCCGTTTCCCAAGCAAAGGCAGGCGCCGATATCATTGCCCCCTCTGGGATGATGGATGGTTTTGTCGCGGCTATTCGCGAAGGTTTAGATGAAGCTGGTTTTACCCAGATTCCGATCATGGGCTATTCCGCCAAATACGCCTCTGCCTACTATGGCCCCTTCCGGGATGTGGCCGAATCTGCCCCCCAATTTGGCGATCGCCGCACCTACCAGATGGATCCAGGTAATGCCCGCGAAGCCCTCAAAGAAGTGGAGTTAGATATTCTCGAAGGGGTGGATTTTGTCATGGTCAAACCGGCCCTCGCCTACATGGATATCATTTGGCGTGTCAAGGAAATGACGAATTTGCCCGTCGCCGCCTATAACGTGTCTGGGGAATACTCCATGGTGAAAGCCGGTGCCCTCAATGGTTGGATCGACGAGAAAAAAGTCGTCCTCGAAACCCTCACCAGCTTTAAGCGGGCTGGGGCAGATCTGATCCTTACTTACCATGCCAAGGATGCGGTGCGCTGGTTAGCAGAGTAA
- a CDS encoding Q3ME93_ANAVT Na+/H+ antiporter, protein MVIWFFAQQTFLENPATISNQASADITGLVIILIVLLLIATTVALVTQKLRISYVTGLVLAGLPITDFLSRRIGLDPSLVLNLFLPILIFEAAINTDISRLRSTIKPIALLAGPGAILSSGIIAFIVKFTLNLPWIPALLVGVILANTDTVSIIAVFKEIRVPSRLSTIVEGETLFNDAAALVSFNLLLAIYATGTITVAQGIQEILIVALGGGLLGGVLGYLCLPIFIRLQDPLSSLLLTVALALGTFQIGQLLGVSGAVAVVIAGLVFGNVGIPQSDSASDRITLMSFWQYAGFIVNTFIFLLIGIEINPLTLWQTLPSIVLVIIAYQLARIISVYALLGTLRWIDRPIRLPWQHVLVLGNVKGSLSMALAVAIPLTLTGREFIIEVVFGAVLFSLVIQGLALPWLIKKLKISHGSAVTQEIGKLQIQLIASKAAQDELKNLFKSGILSKAAYEELWASYQAKIAVSERVLRDTYNQNRLDKSARNHSQLDTIRRQLFLAEKGAVNDALRRRIVPEDLVQLYVKDLDERLLSLDDD, encoded by the coding sequence TTGGTAATCTGGTTTTTCGCACAACAAACATTCCTAGAAAATCCTGCAACGATTAGTAATCAAGCAAGCGCAGATATTACTGGGCTAGTAATCATTCTCATCGTTCTATTATTGATTGCAACAACAGTTGCTCTAGTAACTCAAAAACTACGTATTTCCTACGTCACAGGTTTAGTATTAGCAGGATTACCAATTACAGATTTCTTGTCTCGTCGCATTGGTTTGGATCCATCCTTAGTTCTCAATCTTTTTCTACCTATTCTCATTTTTGAAGCAGCAATCAATACAGATATCAGTCGGCTAAGGAGCACTATCAAACCCATCGCTTTATTGGCAGGACCAGGCGCCATTCTATCTTCAGGAATCATTGCATTCATCGTAAAATTCACTCTAAATCTTCCTTGGATTCCAGCTTTATTAGTGGGGGTTATCCTTGCAAATACAGATACTGTTTCTATCATTGCTGTTTTCAAAGAAATTCGAGTCCCTTCTCGATTGTCAACTATTGTTGAAGGGGAGACATTATTCAATGATGCAGCTGCTCTAGTTTCATTTAATTTATTGCTGGCTATCTATGCTACAGGAACCATTACCGTCGCCCAAGGTATTCAAGAGATTCTGATTGTTGCCCTGGGTGGCGGCTTGTTGGGAGGCGTTTTAGGTTATTTATGTTTACCTATTTTTATTCGCTTACAAGATCCTCTCAGTAGTCTATTACTGACAGTGGCTCTTGCATTAGGGACATTTCAAATTGGCCAGCTTTTAGGTGTTTCCGGGGCAGTAGCTGTGGTTATTGCGGGGCTGGTGTTTGGCAACGTTGGTATTCCCCAAAGTGATTCTGCATCGGATCGCATTACCCTGATGAGTTTTTGGCAATATGCGGGTTTTATTGTTAATACTTTTATTTTTCTGCTCATTGGTATTGAAATCAATCCTCTAACCCTTTGGCAAACATTGCCTTCTATCGTTTTAGTGATTATCGCTTATCAGTTAGCCCGAATTATTTCGGTTTATGCATTACTAGGCACGCTCCGCTGGATCGATCGCCCAATCCGCTTACCATGGCAACATGTCTTGGTATTAGGCAATGTTAAGGGGTCTCTATCAATGGCCCTGGCTGTTGCTATTCCTTTGACATTAACAGGTCGAGAGTTCATCATCGAAGTTGTATTTGGTGCTGTTTTATTTTCTTTAGTGATCCAAGGTCTAGCCTTACCTTGGTTAATCAAAAAACTTAAAATTAGTCATGGCTCTGCTGTCACTCAGGAGATCGGAAAACTACAAATTCAACTGATTGCATCGAAAGCAGCCCAAGATGAACTCAAAAATTTATTTAAATCAGGGATATTGTCTAAAGCAGCTTATGAGGAACTTTGGGCTTCCTATCAAGCAAAAATTGCCGTTTCAGAACGTGTTTTACGAGATACATATAACCAAAATCGGTTAGATAAATCAGCCCGAAATCATAGTCAACTCGATACGATTCGACGACAACTATTTCTTGCAGAAAAAGGTGCGGTGAATGATGCTCTGCGTAGACGCATTGTCCCGGAAGATTTAGTGCAACTATATGTCAAAGATTTGGATGAGAGACTGCTATCGTTGGACGATGATTAA
- a CDS encoding hypothetical protein (conserved hypothetical protein (DUF820)): protein MLTKQRADRVLLSNISWQQFENILRDLGETRASRVAYCDGALEIMAPLPRHEFYKEVISISIKDFADELGMDYESLGSTTWRKPAQQASLEPDNCFYFQHEALIRGQLDYDLSKDPPPDLALEIELTSRSLERFPIYARLGVPEIWSYEDGKITIYLLEQGKYRVSETSLALPQISVTTMMALIEENRPLGRRVIRRAIREWAKTL, encoded by the coding sequence ATGTTGACGAAACAACGGGCGGATCGGGTGCTGTTGAGTAATATCAGTTGGCAGCAGTTTGAGAATATCCTGCGGGATTTGGGAGAAACCCGTGCTAGCCGTGTGGCCTATTGTGATGGCGCTTTAGAGATTATGGCGCCTCTGCCAAGGCATGAGTTTTACAAAGAAGTAATTAGTATCTCGATCAAAGATTTCGCCGATGAATTAGGAATGGATTACGAAAGCCTCGGCTCAACCACCTGGCGCAAACCAGCCCAACAAGCAAGTTTAGAACCGGATAATTGTTTTTACTTCCAGCATGAGGCGCTCATCCGGGGACAGTTAGACTACGACCTCAGCAAAGATCCGCCCCCCGATTTAGCTCTAGAAATTGAGCTCACAAGTCGATCCTTGGAGCGATTTCCCATCTACGCCCGATTGGGGGTGCCAGAAATTTGGAGCTACGAGGATGGCAAAATCACCATTTATCTCCTAGAACAGGGGAAATATCGCGTTTCAGAAACGAGTCTGGCGCTGCCGCAGATTTCGGTAACAACCATGATGGCTTTAATTGAAGAAAATCGTCCCCTGGGTCGGCGGGTGATCCGTCGTGCTATTCGGGAGTGGGCGAAAACCCTGTAA
- a CDS encoding hypothetical protein (conserved hypothetical protein), with translation MSFFEQIKPSVKTKWLDYFENNQDWLKILMDRGEYVATPDGGRRPQGSVILGAVSAKEPRLAESLYLFSLVEANFDTIIDVLGLNFDPLMELKNLEGKDGNTKPLITPPSKMALPTE, from the coding sequence ATGAGCTTTTTCGAGCAGATTAAACCCAGTGTCAAAACCAAATGGTTAGACTACTTTGAAAATAACCAAGACTGGCTAAAAATCCTGATGGACCGCGGTGAATATGTCGCCACACCCGATGGTGGCCGTCGCCCCCAAGGATCAGTCATCCTCGGTGCCGTTAGTGCCAAAGAACCCCGCCTCGCCGAAAGCCTTTATCTGTTCTCACTAGTAGAAGCAAATTTTGACACGATTATCGATGTGCTCGGGCTGAATTTTGATCCGCTGATGGAACTCAAAAACCTGGAGGGTAAAGACGGGAATACAAAACCCCTCATCACTCCTCCGAGCAAAATGGCGTTACCAACGGAATAA